The Bacteroidota bacterium genome includes a region encoding these proteins:
- a CDS encoding ankyrin repeat domain-containing protein codes for MLNRKRFLYTAITGTAAILLNPIKVKANTFADEKPPFDTALVKEFVGTSHRDMAKVVELYSAYPALLNVAWDWGGGDFETALGAASHVGYIELVNYLVDKGAQMNFLTLCLLGKTDMVKNMLTAYPALLNMKGPHGFSPLHHANQGEDNALEVKEYLVSLGAVETKFKMPFHD; via the coding sequence ATGCTCAACAGAAAGCGATTTCTTTATACAGCGATCACTGGCACCGCAGCAATATTGCTGAATCCCATAAAAGTGAAAGCAAATACTTTTGCAGATGAAAAACCACCATTTGATACAGCACTTGTAAAAGAATTTGTTGGCACCTCACATCGCGATATGGCTAAAGTTGTAGAATTGTATAGCGCTTATCCGGCACTATTAAATGTTGCGTGGGACTGGGGAGGTGGCGATTTTGAAACTGCATTAGGAGCGGCAAGTCATGTTGGATATATTGAGTTGGTAAATTACCTTGTAGATAAAGGAGCACAAATGAATTTTTTAACCCTTTGTTTACTAGGCAAAACCGATATGGTGAAAAATATGTTAACGGCCTATCCTGCTTTATTAAACATGAAAGGGCCGCATGGATTTTCACCTTTGCACCATGCGAATCAAGGTGAGGATAATGCATTGGAAGTAAAAGAATATTTAGTTTCCCTAGGGGCAGTGGAAACAAAATTCAAGATGCCATTTCACGATTGA
- a CDS encoding SGNH/GDSL hydrolase family protein gives MIAKNKVVLLLTVAVVFIQFGCNKNADLDDFKPPIPDQSEIQNIPLNDPDEFVFEGLNSGLFPWGNTLINNQYNTDYINVCKSLGDLSLIENPEEKEPIVILTLGPSNPHKIFEGIKYAQMEDPGFGENIRYVNGAIGGIDFNDILNPAGPYWTQVDSTLQSQNISASQVQVIFCIEDDLLNQDTTILRAYQLKENYINLLEEIRSKFPNCILFLAGDKGYNNYSSEERFAEPKGYLNGWAIKLLLEDYINGYMADYPFIYWLDYYWANGITPRWDGLTYALSDFNAPDYIHLTTEKANELGRATHEKLKSDPGAMYWYK, from the coding sequence CAATTTGGTTGTAATAAGAATGCTGACCTTGATGATTTTAAACCACCAATTCCTGACCAAAGTGAGATACAAAATATACCGCTGAACGATCCTGATGAATTTGTATTTGAGGGGCTTAATTCTGGTTTATTTCCTTGGGGAAATACTTTGATAAACAATCAATACAATACAGATTATATCAATGTTTGCAAAAGCCTGGGAGATTTAAGTTTAATAGAAAATCCTGAGGAAAAGGAACCAATTGTAATTTTAACCTTAGGGCCAAGTAACCCGCATAAAATATTTGAAGGGATAAAGTACGCACAAATGGAGGATCCGGGTTTCGGGGAAAATATTCGGTATGTAAATGGCGCAATTGGCGGAATTGATTTTAATGATATTTTAAATCCCGCAGGGCCATATTGGACTCAGGTTGACAGCACGCTGCAATCTCAAAATATTTCCGCTTCTCAAGTGCAGGTTATATTTTGTATCGAAGATGATCTTTTGAATCAGGACACTACAATTTTGAGAGCATATCAGCTCAAAGAAAATTATATAAATTTATTAGAGGAGATACGATCAAAATTCCCAAATTGCATTTTATTTCTGGCAGGTGATAAAGGATATAATAATTATTCCTCAGAAGAAAGATTTGCAGAACCAAAAGGATATCTGAATGGATGGGCCATAAAATTATTGTTGGAGGATTATATAAATGGATATATGGCAGATTATCCATTTATCTATTGGCTTGATTATTATTGGGCTAATGGTATTACTCCAAGATGGGATGGACTTACATATGCATTATCCGATTTTAATGCACCGGATTATATTCACCTTACAACAGAAAAAGCTAATGAACTAGGTCGGGCTACACATGAAAAACTCAAATCGGATCCGGGTGCAATGTATTGGTATAAATGA
- a CDS encoding T9SS type A sorting domain-containing protein, with translation MKNQKLPKLTQYSAACAAFLAVGHGADAQIVYTDIDPDVQVGIDWWEFATDEYLIDMNDDGINDFRIYAVSVSFSSASVLDTYYMNVIALGSNSVAFENIVIFDNYVGGYSSSCGAVVTVTDDITPRMDFGTLVSEDLGFKNGGAYLWADQEYGAFGDYDGCFIDDVFMVAFGEWPFNEGYIGVKLNIDGENHYGYIQAYVDYNYTTIKSYAYNAVPDEPIAAGDIFNCSQTELLTTIITPTAIKYFFSDIDAAGQYRIKYREAGTDTWMKKNSADPNTKITGLECNTEYEYKYQVVCDTLGIIESTAWSPVYTITTGDCRLNTSVDQISLEIFPNPATNYFAIISSNEIAPNIVRVFDVNGKLILEDLTPDTDKKYSVSEFANGVYFVSIIFEDTEIQKMFIIEN, from the coding sequence ATGAAAAACCAAAAATTACCAAAATTGACACAGTATTCAGCAGCCTGCGCAGCTTTTCTTGCAGTTGGGCATGGTGCAGATGCCCAGATCGTGTATACAGATATTGACCCTGATGTTCAGGTGGGAATTGATTGGTGGGAATTTGCAACGGACGAATATTTAATAGATATGAATGATGATGGTATCAACGATTTCAGAATTTATGCCGTTTCAGTCTCATTTTCCTCAGCAAGTGTGTTGGATACCTATTACATGAATGTAATTGCACTTGGCAGTAATAGCGTTGCTTTTGAAAATATTGTCATCTTCGACAATTATGTTGGGGGTTACTCTTCTTCTTGCGGAGCTGTTGTAACCGTAACAGATGACATTACACCTCGTATGGATTTCGGAACATTAGTGTCGGAAGACCTTGGATTTAAAAATGGTGGCGCATATTTGTGGGCCGATCAGGAATATGGTGCCTTTGGAGATTATGATGGTTGTTTTATTGACGATGTATTTATGGTTGCATTCGGTGAGTGGCCATTCAATGAAGGTTATATTGGCGTAAAACTGAATATAGACGGCGAAAATCATTATGGATATATTCAGGCTTATGTAGATTATAATTATACCACAATAAAAAGTTATGCATATAATGCTGTACCTGATGAACCCATTGCAGCAGGTGATATTTTTAATTGTTCACAAACCGAATTACTCACCACAATTATAACACCTACAGCTATAAAATATTTTTTTAGTGATATAGACGCTGCAGGCCAATATCGCATCAAATATCGCGAAGCAGGAACAGATACCTGGATGAAAAAGAACAGCGCAGATCCTAATACAAAAATTACGGGGTTAGAATGTAATACAGAATATGAATATAAATACCAGGTAGTTTGTGATACACTCGGAATAATTGAATCAACCGCTTGGAGTCCTGTATATACAATTACAACCGGCGATTGCAGGTTAAATACTTCTGTTGATCAGATCAGTTTAGAAATTTTTCCTAATCCTGCAACAAATTACTTTGCAATAATCTCTTCAAACGAAATTGCACCTAATATTGTTCGTGTTTTTGATGTTAATGGAAAACTTATTTTAGAAGACCTTACTCCTGATACAGATAAAAAATATTCAGTTTCGGAATTTGCCAATGGCGTATATTTTGTGAGCATCATTTTTGAGGATACCGAAATTCAAAAAATGTTCATTATTGAAAATTAA